The Cyclopterus lumpus isolate fCycLum1 chromosome 18, fCycLum1.pri, whole genome shotgun sequence nucleotide sequence ATGGACCGTCTTCTCAAAAGAGCAGGAATATCAGCATGATGCCTTCTCACATCAAATCATATTGAATGTAAAACAAGACATTGTCAGGTTGAATATGTCACGTGTGAAACTAATATCACACGttacacttttaaaatgaatctACAGAAACAAAGACGTTCAATAGCTTTCCTTCTCTGTTTGTGAGTAtgatgttgtatttttattatttcacatGAGTTCTAACATATCATATATAAAAACATCAATTACATGTGACGAATAGATCAACATTGTTAATAAcattttacatgaaaaaaatGACTATTAATCAAAAACATGCACAATGTATCTGTGTTTATTCTTGGAACAGTGTTGACGATATGTATCAAACACTATTGTTACTACTGTGTAGATCCATTTGTTTTACTGGATGTATGACATGGACATGTGTCAACAGTCTGGACCCCATCTCAGTGGATGTTATCTGGTTCAACACACTTCAAGAGATAAGTCTGATGCTCGTTAATGTTCCTGATGTAGTCTGATCGCACTTTAAGGTGTCAATTCAGTCATTCATGAAgttgtcttcttcttccacctgccACAACTGAAGACCATCCCAACTCGTCGGCACTTCAGATCCTCCAGTTGTTCTTTCAGATGGTCGGAGGCGTCCACAGTGTCCTCAAAGTCTCGCAGCAGGATCCTGTTCCCCAGCAGCCCACGATGCTCCTTCAGCCTCAAGTTGTCTCTCAGCAGGCCGTTGCGTGCCTGCCTAGTCCTGGTCAGGAGGTCCCTCTTCCTGGCCACCATGGCCTCCACCATGGACAACTGCTCTCGCTGGGCCTGGACCTCCATCTGGCTCCAGAACAGCTTCTCCTTCACGTTTGAAAGGAgctgtaaaagaaaacacactgctCACTCAATTGCTTATTACCAGAATTCATATTAAGCAACTACAGAACCGACGTTGAAGCCATCTGTACCTTTTGGTTGGTCAACCTACCTCCAAGCTGCTGCTGATACTTTTCTGCATCTTTGAAGATACCTCGTTTTTCTTATCGGTGTATTTTTTCAGCTCCAGCCTCTCCGCCTGCAGCTGCTCAAACTGGAGATGTCGGGGGTCTCTGGAATGTTGGTCCTCCTCATGGAGCTCTGCCTCCAGCCTGTGAATCTTGATCCTCAGCTTGATGTGCTTGAGGCGCTGCTTGATcagctcctgctgcagcagcgTCTCTGTTTCCATGGTTGCCTCCACTTCGGCCTGAGCGGCTTGTTGACCCAGGCGCCGGCTCAGTGCTGCCACAGCTACTTCCTGCTTCTGTGCCACCAATGCTCGCCATTCATCTTCCAcctgaggatgaagatgagacCGTTTGGCTCACTGATCAGTACACCGGAACACCTAATCACATTTatgcaataataatagtaatattattattattattattattataagttcTTGTGGAATGTTTCTATTGTAATTTCTCAAGCGGGTCCACTGGGTTCAGATTACACTATTTATTCTTTCCAGTTGAATTGTATTAACTCTTTGTTCCTAAATCCTTCCCTGGTTCAGTATGCACGTCACCTCCACCCAGCTCACGGCGGAGCAGCATGTGTGGACCCCTTGTACTCATTTTTCCTGGAGGGATAGAGACCATTTCAAACTCTGAAAATGTGGTCATATGaaaatgcattcatttttttggAGTATTTCTCTAtcaaacaattaaacaaacaaacaattaaagTTGATAATAAATATAGATGCTAGTTAACCATGGGAATGATCAGATGTCTACAGGCAAAGTTTCCAAACAATGTCAAAAAAGCCTGAAAATCAGACCGACCGTGTCCAGCTTCTCTCGGGCCTTTGACCTCTGCCCCTCTGCCTGCTGCTGAGCCGACTCTGAATCAGCGCCGAGCTGCTGCTTCAGGTCAGTCAGCATGTTAATGTACTTTTCatactgctgcagctgctctgaCACCGGTACGGCTCGGTCCAGGTGGGCGTCGTCCCCGGCCTTCTTACGGAAGAGCACTGCCAGCTTCATCTGCAGCAGACGGCGCTGCCTGAGGGCTTCATTTCTGTGCACACACAGCTCCTGGAGGAGGCCGACCTCTCCTTCGTCTGCAGGAGCAGCAGTGGATTTGTCTTCTTCagcctcgtcttcctcctgtgGTGGACTGGTGTTCTCGAGATGCAGTCTGGGAGGTCCATCGCCATCAATGCTGTTGATTTCAAAAACAATACGCCCATCGTTGGATATTGGCGGGTCGTTGACTTCATTCTTCTTCACATCCAAATCTTCACTTGTGTTGATGAAATCAACATTTCCACGGTTCTCTTCTGGTTCACAAGTGGCCTCTTCTTCAACACGGGCCCCTCTAGGGCTTTTAGAGTTTTCTTCATCATGATCTGATGCAATCATTTCAGCGTGGACACCTTCCTTTCCCTTTCCATGAACCTCCTCACTGGAGGCATCTGCTGACAGCACCCCAtcattgtctgtctctctatccatGTTCAATAGAAAAAGAATACCCAAAAGTATTATTACATTTCTCTATAGCTGTAGAGCTCGTGCACTTCCCAAGTCAATGACACGGTTCGTTTGGTTTCAGTTGTCCTGGAAACTGGGACCGGGAACCAATCAGCGCCCGGCCCTACTCATTAATATTAACAATCAGGATGTGAGTCGGTCGCGCTGCGAAGCTCATTGTGCGCAGGCGCGCAGTTCTGCCTCCAACAACAAGAAGCAGGAGCCAGGCAACATGGCCGACCTGGGGAAGAAGTACTGCGTTAACTGCCTCGCAGATGTTACAAACCTGCGGCTTCGCTGCACTGACTGCCCCGATATCGAACTGTGTCCGGAGTGCTTCTCGGCCGGCGCAGAAATCGGAAATCACCGGAGATGGCACGGCTACCAGCAGGTCGACGGCGGCCGGTTCTCCCTCTGGGGTCCCGAGGCAGCGGGAGGATGGACCAGCAGGGAAGAGCAGTCGCTGCTCGATGCTATCGAGCAATATGGATTTGGAAACTGGGTACATCCCTCTTTAAGTTACTCAAGAGTTGTGTTCAAAGTCCACGTGACTGGTTGAGGGTCAACGGGCTGATGTTAGGGTGACGGTCATGACCTTTGATCCACGACCCATGTTCTGTTCGTCCTGTTGGACGACTGAGTGGACAAGTAACATGTTAGAAGTCACAAGtaacatgttatatgttatatgtaacATGTTAGAagttacatgttatatgtaaCAAGTAACATGTTAGAAGTTACAAGTAACATACTATATGTTACAAGTAACATATTATGTTACAAGTAACATGTTAGAagttacatgttatatgtaaCATGTTATATGTTACATGTAACATATTATATGTTACAAGTAACATGTTAGAAGTTAAAAGTAACATGTTACAAGTAACATGTTAGAAGTTACATGTTATATGTTACAAGTAACATGTTATATGTTAGAAGTTACAAATAACATGTTAGAAGTCACAAGTAACATGTTAGATGTTATATGTAACATGTTAGAagttacatgttatatgtaaCATGTAACAAGTAACATGTTAGAAGTTACAAGTAACATACTATATGTTACAAGTAACATATTATGTTACAAGTAACATGTTAGAagttacatgttatatgtaaCATGTTATATGTTACATGTAACATATTATATGTTACAAGTAACATGTTAGAAGTTAAAAGTAACATGTTACAAGTAACATGTTAGAAGTTACATGTTATATGTTACAAGTAACATGTTATATGTTAGAAGTTACAAATAACATGTTAGAAGTCACAAGTAACATGTTAGATGTTATATGTAACATGTTACAAGTAACATATTATATGTTACAAGTAACATGTTAGAAGTTACAAGTAACATTATATGTGACAAGTAACATGTTAGAAGTTACATGTTATATGTTACAAGTAACATGTTATGTGTTAGAAGTTACATGTTATATGTTACAAGTTATTTGTTAGAAGTTACAAATAACATGTTAGAAGTCACAAGTAACATGTTAGATGTTATATGTAACATGTTAGAAGTTACATGTTATATGTCACAAGTAACATGTTAGAagttacatgttatatgtaaCATGTTATATGTTACAAGTAACATGTTAGAAGGTACATGTTATATGTTACATGTAACATGTTATATGTTACAAGTAACATGTTAGAAGTCACAAGTAACATGGTATATGTTAAATGGAACGTGGTATATGttacatgtaacatgtaacatgttatatgtaaCATGTTATATGTTACATGCTATATGTAACATGTTAGATgttacatggtgtatgttataTGTTACATGCTATATgttacatggtgtatgttataTGTTACAAGTAACATGTTAGAAGTTACATGTAACAtataacatgtaacatgttacATGTGTCATTAAAGGCTCCAGACGTTCTCATGTCACATTGAGGATGGGAGCTTCAAACTGCCTCCAGAATACAGAGTACTGACTTCACCTAACGTGTTTAGATAGATCTGTATCATCAAACAGGAAATGCTTTTCAAGTCCATCCACACCAGGAGGAATGTAAGAGATGAGATTAGAAAGAAATAACTTGTAGTAACAAACATGCTTAAAGGAAGTCCACTAAACAGGTAGCGTGTAGTTGTACTCTTTTGCTCCAATGGAGTGTAACCCTGCTTTTTATACACACCAAGTAAATAtcactttattaataaatgcatGACTTATATCACGAGTCAGCCTCCTATCAGGTTCAGGGTTGCAACTAAAACATATTTAGATTTTTGATGAATCTGTTATTTCTTATTAGTTCAAATAGTTTGAGAGACATTGTCAATGTCTGAAGGCTAATGCTTTACTTCACTGGTGTCCAATTACAGAACAGGGAAATAACTATGTAATATTGCACTCACTAAATTGGATTTCCTTGAAAGCAGAGCACCA carries:
- the ccdc96 gene encoding coiled-coil domain-containing protein 96; this encodes MDRETDNDGVLSADASSEEVHGKGKEGVHAEMIASDHDEENSKSPRGARVEEEATCEPEENRGNVDFINTSEDLDVKKNEVNDPPISNDGRIVFEINSIDGDGPPRLHLENTSPPQEEDEAEEDKSTAAPADEGEVGLLQELCVHRNEALRQRRLLQMKLAVLFRKKAGDDAHLDRAVPVSEQLQQYEKYINMLTDLKQQLGADSESAQQQAEGQRSKAREKLDTVEDEWRALVAQKQEVAVAALSRRLGQQAAQAEVEATMETETLLQQELIKQRLKHIKLRIKIHRLEAELHEEDQHSRDPRHLQFEQLQAERLELKKYTDKKNEVSSKMQKSISSSLELLSNVKEKLFWSQMEVQAQREQLSMVEAMVARKRDLLTRTRQARNGLLRDNLRLKEHRGLLGNRILLRDFEDTVDASDHLKEQLEDLKCRRVGMVFSCGRWKKKTTS